One stretch of Pseudomonas azotoformans DNA includes these proteins:
- a CDS encoding type III effector HrpK domain-containing protein has translation MSAPVSNAPAIKTVTNNDSSAEWGNAVDRAKAKDAGIEWQRPKDDHRSAQDIIDDSPLLKNLGNQSGVKDKLRERVGDFEHDADAAYRANQVLGHVERFDENGSRLAGNTIDNGRVDGFTKGGDARHGTEAGRLQDFGKYGWENLKGELPHADTVGLDDKRREAADKAGIVWELPEGDRRSAQDINDNPLLKNLGNQSGVKDALKEQVGDFDKDPNAAFRASQVLDRVVGFDEKGNALTGKDVANSSVDGFTKSGEARHGTEAGRLQDFGKYGFEALAKPPANDQVGSYKDFLKIHPEADAGSRQIAQYGAILDARFDSIRGKTGGDGAVTEQNIKDYLKQNPQLSKEEKEALNFFAQPGAFRKLDTAGNSIGDKPDGKVSRDDVQAWLKTSAPTDARSLASLITDVATGNVTGKVDTRKLDKDIFEHPEKYTAEQKAAVLLELQEAQKLVVDGANAGVWNSDYGKVSIANRSGAIWEPQKLLQDINDHMAILQGDKPTAEYIKNAGDQAVKTLFEENPGLKDAVTKTYEDQVKSGKALDAAWDANTKDGKTDQHAALAGFYATATSLQSILGIDDAKAIQGAVAKSTHNEDFKTFYKDQLASGDRLRELLKHNTPEQAASEFSLEVALYNAALDPAFTAQHDQQLNENFSSIAQENLFKGASFDDIKTAFGKDGGAELDEDKVRTLIDQMRQESPELLLNQDGTVATTDQVLAGFRGNWDLLRQGTKALDKMGKLSDFDPNGGAKGAYGSGVLHGVSGLFLAGVTIARGAQSGGKLTTRNIVDITTGSVQTTTVLIEGGTKGYQEHLAKSIKNGEQTLKDMKDGKVMLDLLDEVKDNVKDGKHAKVVAKNFEEAAKGIGGLAGIVAGAYGIFDGVNALRRGDKLTGGFGITAGSLGVLAGSASAAEGGLGLLGANLPRFLPGLAATAGVLGFLAAGVAVLAAIVPGLVKEGQAQVKSDKFGEILGDSIERYGIDGVKDGTIADIPTKDWPGGEQWTS, from the coding sequence ATGTCAGCACCGGTCAGCAATGCACCCGCGATCAAGACTGTCACGAATAACGATTCCAGCGCCGAATGGGGTAACGCGGTCGATCGGGCCAAGGCCAAGGACGCCGGTATCGAATGGCAGCGCCCCAAGGATGACCACCGCTCGGCCCAAGACATCATCGACGATAGCCCGCTGCTGAAGAACCTCGGCAACCAGAGCGGAGTGAAGGACAAGTTGCGCGAACGTGTCGGTGATTTTGAACACGATGCGGACGCGGCTTATCGCGCCAACCAGGTGCTGGGCCACGTCGAGCGCTTCGATGAAAACGGTTCGCGCCTGGCTGGCAACACGATCGACAATGGTCGCGTGGACGGTTTCACCAAGGGCGGCGATGCCAGGCACGGCACCGAGGCCGGGCGCCTGCAAGACTTCGGCAAGTATGGCTGGGAGAACCTCAAGGGCGAGCTGCCGCACGCGGACACGGTGGGCCTGGACGATAAGCGCCGTGAGGCGGCGGACAAGGCTGGCATCGTCTGGGAACTGCCCGAGGGTGACAGGCGCTCGGCCCAGGACATCAATGACAATCCGCTGCTGAAAAACCTTGGCAACCAGAGTGGGGTGAAGGATGCATTGAAGGAGCAGGTCGGCGATTTCGACAAGGACCCCAACGCGGCCTTCCGTGCCAGCCAGGTGCTCGACCGGGTGGTGGGTTTTGACGAGAAAGGTAACGCGCTGACCGGCAAGGACGTGGCCAACAGCAGTGTCGACGGCTTTACCAAGAGCGGCGAAGCGCGCCATGGCACCGAAGCGGGGCGCTTGCAGGATTTCGGCAAATACGGTTTCGAGGCGCTGGCGAAGCCCCCGGCCAATGACCAGGTCGGTAGCTACAAGGACTTTCTCAAGATCCACCCGGAGGCCGACGCAGGTTCCAGGCAGATCGCCCAATACGGTGCAATCCTGGATGCCAGGTTCGATTCGATCCGTGGCAAGACCGGCGGCGATGGCGCTGTCACCGAACAGAACATCAAGGACTACCTCAAGCAAAACCCGCAACTGAGCAAGGAAGAGAAAGAGGCGCTCAACTTCTTCGCCCAGCCTGGCGCCTTCCGCAAGCTCGACACCGCTGGCAACAGTATTGGTGATAAGCCCGACGGCAAGGTCAGTCGCGACGACGTGCAGGCCTGGCTGAAGACATCCGCACCCACCGATGCCCGGAGTCTTGCCAGCCTGATCACCGACGTGGCCACCGGCAACGTCACGGGCAAGGTCGACACCCGCAAGCTGGACAAGGACATCTTCGAGCATCCGGAAAAGTACACGGCCGAGCAGAAGGCCGCGGTGCTGCTGGAACTGCAAGAGGCGCAGAAACTGGTGGTCGACGGCGCCAACGCCGGGGTCTGGAACAGCGACTATGGCAAGGTTTCCATCGCCAACCGCTCGGGCGCGATCTGGGAGCCGCAAAAGCTGCTGCAAGACATCAACGACCACATGGCCATCTTGCAGGGCGACAAGCCAACTGCCGAGTACATCAAGAACGCCGGCGACCAGGCGGTGAAGACACTGTTTGAAGAGAATCCCGGCCTGAAGGACGCCGTCACCAAGACCTATGAGGACCAAGTCAAGTCCGGCAAGGCCCTGGACGCCGCGTGGGACGCCAACACCAAGGACGGCAAGACCGACCAGCACGCAGCACTGGCGGGTTTTTATGCCACCGCCACCAGCCTGCAGTCGATTCTGGGTATCGACGATGCCAAGGCGATCCAGGGCGCGGTCGCCAAATCCACGCATAACGAAGACTTCAAGACCTTCTACAAGGATCAGCTGGCCAGTGGCGACCGCCTGCGTGAGTTGCTCAAGCACAACACGCCCGAGCAGGCCGCCTCGGAGTTCAGCCTGGAAGTAGCGCTTTATAACGCCGCGCTCGATCCGGCCTTCACGGCCCAGCATGACCAACAGCTCAACGAGAATTTCTCCAGCATCGCCCAGGAGAACCTGTTCAAGGGCGCCAGCTTCGACGACATCAAGACGGCTTTCGGCAAGGACGGCGGCGCCGAGCTGGATGAAGACAAGGTCCGCACGTTGATCGACCAGATGCGCCAGGAAAGTCCCGAGCTGCTGCTGAACCAGGACGGCACCGTGGCCACCACCGACCAGGTCCTGGCGGGTTTCCGTGGCAACTGGGACCTACTCCGCCAGGGCACCAAGGCCCTGGACAAAATGGGCAAGTTGTCGGACTTCGACCCCAATGGCGGCGCCAAGGGCGCCTACGGCAGCGGTGTGCTGCATGGTGTAAGCGGCCTGTTCCTGGCGGGTGTCACCATTGCACGCGGGGCGCAGAGCGGTGGAAAGCTGACCACGCGCAACATCGTCGACATCACCACCGGCTCCGTGCAGACCACCACCGTACTGATCGAGGGCGGCACCAAGGGCTACCAGGAACACCTCGCCAAGTCGATCAAGAACGGTGAGCAGACCCTCAAGGATATGAAGGACGGCAAGGTCATGCTCGACCTGCTCGATGAGGTCAAGGACAACGTCAAGGACGGCAAGCATGCCAAGGTCGTGGCGAAGAACTTCGAGGAAGCCGCCAAAGGTATCGGCGGCCTGGCCGGCATCGTCGCCGGGGCGTATGGCATTTTTGATGGCGTCAACGCGTTGCGCCGGGGCGACAAGCTGACTGGAGGCTTTGGCATCACCGCAGGCTCGCTGGGTGTGCTGGCCGGCAGCGCCTCGGCCGCGGAGGGCGGCCTGGGCTTACTCGGGGCGAACTTGCCGCGCTTTCTCCCGGGCCTGGCGGCCACGGCGGGCGTGCTGGGCTTCCTGGCGGCTGGCGTGGCGGTACTGGCGGCTATCGTGCCTGGGCTGGTCAAGGAAGGGCAGGCGCAGGTCAAGTCGGACAAGTTCGGCGAGATATTGGGGGATTCAATCGAGCGTTATGGCATCGATGGGGTCAAGGACGGGACCATTGCGGATATTCCCACCAAGGATTGGCCAGGCGGGGAGCAGTGGACGTCGTGA
- a CDS encoding isocitrate lyase/PEP mutase family protein yields the protein MPKISHSALRRNFRELLATPTCVETASVFDPMSARIAADLGFEVGILGGSVASLQVLAAPDFALITLSEFVEQATRIGRVAQLPFIADADHGYGNALNVMRTVEELERAGVAALTIEDTLLPAQFGRKSTDLISIEEGIGKVRAALEARVDPELSIIARTNAGVLPTEAVIERTQAYQKAGADGICMVGVADFEHLEKIAENLTVPLMLVTYGNPKLNDAQRLASLGVRIVVAGHGAYFAAIKATYDSLRAQRQLTHSTDNLSATELTHTYTLPESYVAWAEEFMDVKE from the coding sequence ATGCCAAAGATTTCTCACTCAGCCCTGCGCCGCAACTTCCGTGAATTGCTCGCCACCCCAACCTGCGTTGAAACCGCTTCCGTCTTTGACCCGATGTCGGCGCGTATCGCCGCTGACCTGGGTTTTGAAGTCGGCATCCTCGGTGGCTCCGTCGCCTCGTTGCAGGTATTGGCCGCACCCGATTTTGCGTTGATCACCCTGAGTGAGTTCGTTGAGCAAGCCACCCGCATCGGCCGCGTTGCCCAGTTGCCGTTCATCGCCGACGCCGACCACGGCTACGGTAACGCCCTGAACGTGATGCGCACCGTCGAAGAGCTTGAGCGTGCCGGTGTGGCCGCGTTGACCATTGAAGACACGTTGCTGCCGGCGCAGTTCGGGCGCAAGTCCACCGACCTGATCTCCATTGAAGAAGGCATCGGCAAGGTCCGCGCGGCGCTGGAAGCACGTGTCGATCCGGAGTTGTCGATCATTGCCCGGACCAATGCCGGCGTGTTGCCGACCGAAGCCGTTATCGAACGCACCCAGGCCTACCAGAAGGCCGGCGCCGACGGGATTTGCATGGTCGGTGTGGCCGATTTCGAGCACCTGGAGAAGATCGCGGAAAACCTGACGGTGCCACTGATGCTGGTGACCTACGGCAACCCCAAACTGAATGATGCCCAGCGTCTGGCCAGCCTTGGCGTGCGCATAGTGGTTGCCGGTCACGGGGCTTACTTCGCCGCGATCAAGGCGACGTATGACAGCCTGCGTGCCCAACGCCAGTTGACCCACAGCACTGATAACCTCAGCGCCACCGAGCTGACGCATACCTACACGCTGCCGGAAAGCTACGTGGCGTGGGCGGAAGAGTTCATGGATGTTAAAGAGTGA
- a CDS encoding WGR domain-containing protein — protein MDPITQPINFTQLLQTHDGVAVPIDDVLFLALPLLRQVAQLHELGRVAQLSYLDVLQGPERTLQLRNPEGVPPRLALEAIKQVQPNPESALNIVGKVRLTRDSESGVAVTDLQVQEDPHQAIDHPVFLTDLHSWEHRLGHHDEITDIFQLGQFLACLACGLDFADINDLKAFARHRRNLFQLNGRLNPVLANLIVEMTELNRHERATDVGSLVRRLESWREQPASLDVERVLAQAEGPASRRTVVLEHLRNRLFDLSRRNRLLYFRPTQANVNLTVASVPLVMRVESIRPEALCTWQPTFGGFSEQVLSGKPVGLQQWLRFEDQTWLQASLERIIQETRRDRAEFGFSNLRLVVAFMRWHNLKDTPEERIVTPLLWLPVELSRKKGVRDQFMLQCDETEAEFNPVLRHQLRQLYDIQLPETVDLQKTSLEEIHADIARQIKLTEPGVELRLQSKPQIELIHQKAVQHLHHFQRRRARQRSAMPLVRPDFSYDREDYRPLGLQLFQQKVLPSELPLRLAVGAKPVLRNQHPQMVASSTENSTFAMPENQGHRYAWDIDLTQVTLANFNYRKMSLVRDYAQLIDEPAQNEAFDRMFSIEPRDVEVQTPDPIPLPDQWNVVAGDATQNAAVSLARTGRHFIIQGPPGTGKSQTITNLIADYAARGLRVLFVCEKRAALDVVFHRLQQSELGELCCLIHDSQTDKKAFVGNLRECYERWIAGDAQSVQLQARRDATLATLSQQLGLIERFEQAMAGVPESLACSVRELVCHLIELPPVAAQLPPEALERLPEWRHWQAQQELTGRLYQTIKERFGVDSFARHPFSHLASSLVTHEHAYGQLKAFLEQASGLMDSVESFLESSSSLLSGDTRLTDACVLTQAAEQLTDANLAAHLDLLEPGSTGSQALHAEQAALQALAVQQHNARETTRHWREKLEPQDTQAALEQVQRQEGSLLRWLQPGWWRLRGELQRRYDFSQHAIRPSLRSVLDNLAGEHRATAELHAEQQRLQGRYGIQDIDLFVHNLHALLQQLSASPLLRKWVEGLRGNPSSLPGVRQEASLRQPIARLAELVAQQCVFDAAPSLAELAEYLRDLREELDELPDTLPLLNELHQADPGCLAVVQQYALPQPVLDGLIAQENLTRLYRANPQMARFDGPALSLAARQVSQAESNLLKSNAHVLSATLHQRFLEHVKQSAMSVTQLDAQAREFKKAYAKGRRELEHELGKTMRYRSIREMASGDSGRVINDLKPIWLMSPLSVSDTLPLTPDLFDVVIFDEASQIPSEEAVPALSRAQQVIVVGDEMQLPPTNFFSSAGDPDDNDLIAMEDGEQIAINLDADSLLSQAARNLPATLLAWHYRSRHEALISFSNAAFYEGRLITIPDRRIERPAPAHAALDSSDAQAVIQGADTLLDSPISFLKMSDGVYLSRSNLAEARYIANLVRELLQRETGLSLGIVAFSEAQQGAIEQALEDLASNDSAFATRLEREYVREDAGQFNGLFVKNLENVQGDERDVIILSICYAPGPNGKMLMNFGPINQRGGEKRLNVIFSRARKRMAIVSSIESEAITNTHNDGAAALRAFLQFAQASASGDAPRSQGILANLNPGAKQSFAVGLPKDKLRSALAVALRQRGHSVQEYVGRSQFRCDLAISDASGEYFSLGVLLDSDTAAATDVRERYIFRPTVLRSFGWKIIDVLSHDWLRDPEEVLKRIEALLRGEEAPALPALEQVVETVEIDAEPAVTLEAAPSMREFTYGEGNSNKFWRIGVTEAEVVVSFGRIGTKGQTLIKSLENPERALREAEKLIAEKLRKGYQEQV, from the coding sequence ATGGACCCGATAACCCAACCCATCAATTTCACGCAATTGCTGCAGACCCACGATGGCGTCGCCGTCCCCATCGACGATGTGCTGTTCCTGGCGCTGCCCTTACTGCGCCAGGTTGCGCAATTGCATGAACTGGGGCGTGTCGCCCAGCTCAGTTATCTCGATGTGCTGCAGGGGCCGGAACGCACGCTGCAACTGCGCAATCCAGAGGGCGTCCCGCCACGGCTGGCGCTGGAAGCGATCAAGCAGGTGCAGCCTAATCCGGAGTCGGCACTGAATATTGTCGGCAAGGTCCGCCTGACCCGGGATTCGGAAAGTGGCGTGGCCGTGACCGACCTGCAAGTCCAGGAAGACCCGCATCAGGCCATTGACCACCCGGTGTTCCTCACCGACCTGCACAGTTGGGAGCATCGCCTCGGGCACCACGACGAGATCACCGATATTTTCCAGCTCGGCCAGTTCCTGGCTTGCCTGGCGTGCGGGTTGGATTTTGCCGACATCAACGACCTCAAGGCCTTTGCCCGGCATCGCCGTAACCTGTTCCAGCTCAACGGCCGGCTCAACCCGGTGCTGGCCAATCTGATCGTTGAGATGACCGAGCTGAACCGCCATGAGCGCGCCACGGATGTCGGCTCACTGGTGCGGCGCCTGGAATCCTGGCGCGAACAGCCGGCCAGCCTGGATGTCGAGCGTGTATTGGCCCAGGCCGAAGGCCCGGCTTCACGGCGCACCGTGGTGCTGGAGCATCTGCGTAATCGCTTGTTTGACCTTTCGCGACGCAATCGCCTGCTGTACTTCCGGCCGACGCAAGCCAACGTCAACTTGACCGTGGCCAGCGTGCCCTTGGTGATGCGTGTTGAAAGTATCCGCCCCGAAGCCTTGTGCACCTGGCAGCCTACCTTCGGTGGCTTCTCCGAGCAGGTGTTGAGCGGCAAACCGGTTGGCCTGCAGCAATGGTTGCGGTTTGAAGACCAGACCTGGTTGCAGGCGTCGTTGGAACGCATCATCCAGGAAACCCGCCGCGACCGTGCCGAGTTCGGCTTCAGCAACCTGCGCCTGGTCGTGGCCTTCATGCGCTGGCACAACCTCAAGGACACGCCGGAGGAGCGCATCGTCACTCCCCTGCTCTGGCTGCCGGTGGAACTGAGCCGCAAAAAGGGCGTGCGCGACCAGTTCATGTTGCAGTGCGATGAAACCGAGGCTGAGTTCAACCCGGTACTGCGGCATCAATTGCGCCAGCTCTACGATATCCAGTTGCCGGAAACCGTCGACCTGCAAAAGACGTCCCTGGAGGAAATCCACGCCGATATTGCGCGCCAGATCAAACTGACCGAGCCCGGCGTCGAGTTGCGCCTGCAAAGCAAACCGCAAATCGAACTGATCCACCAGAAGGCCGTGCAGCATCTGCACCATTTCCAGCGCCGTCGCGCCCGTCAGCGTTCGGCGATGCCCTTGGTCAGGCCGGATTTCAGCTACGACCGCGAAGACTACCGCCCGCTGGGCCTGCAATTGTTCCAGCAAAAGGTGCTGCCCAGTGAGTTACCGTTGCGCCTGGCCGTCGGCGCCAAACCTGTGCTGCGCAACCAGCATCCGCAGATGGTCGCCAGCAGCACCGAGAACAGCACCTTCGCCATGCCCGAGAATCAGGGGCACCGCTACGCCTGGGACATCGACCTGACCCAGGTGACCCTGGCCAACTTCAACTATCGCAAGATGTCGCTGGTGCGTGACTACGCACAGCTGATCGATGAGCCCGCGCAAAACGAAGCGTTTGACCGGATGTTCTCGATTGAGCCGCGAGACGTCGAAGTCCAGACGCCAGACCCGATCCCGCTGCCCGACCAGTGGAACGTGGTGGCCGGTGACGCGACGCAGAACGCCGCTGTCAGCCTGGCCCGAACCGGGCGTCACTTCATCATTCAGGGGCCGCCGGGCACCGGTAAGTCCCAGACCATCACCAACCTGATCGCCGACTACGCCGCGCGCGGGCTGCGCGTGTTGTTTGTGTGTGAAAAGCGTGCGGCGCTGGACGTAGTGTTCCATCGCCTGCAACAGAGTGAACTGGGCGAATTGTGCTGCCTGATTCACGACTCCCAGACGGACAAGAAAGCCTTCGTGGGCAACCTGCGCGAGTGTTATGAGCGCTGGATCGCCGGCGACGCCCAATCGGTGCAGTTGCAAGCGCGGCGTGACGCTACACTGGCGACCCTGAGCCAGCAACTGGGCCTGATAGAGCGCTTTGAACAGGCGATGGCCGGGGTGCCGGAGTCCTTGGCCTGCTCGGTGCGTGAGTTGGTCTGTCATTTGATCGAGCTGCCACCCGTTGCTGCACAGCTGCCGCCCGAAGCGCTGGAGCGCTTGCCCGAATGGCGGCACTGGCAGGCACAACAGGAGCTGACCGGCCGGTTGTATCAGACCATCAAGGAACGGTTCGGCGTCGACAGTTTTGCGCGTCACCCCTTCAGCCACCTGGCCTCAAGCCTGGTCACCCACGAGCATGCCTACGGCCAGCTCAAGGCGTTTCTGGAGCAAGCCAGTGGGCTGATGGACAGCGTCGAGTCGTTCCTGGAGTCATCCTCCAGCCTGCTGTCCGGTGACACGCGCCTGACGGATGCGTGCGTGCTGACTCAAGCCGCCGAGCAACTGACCGACGCCAACCTGGCGGCTCACCTCGACCTGCTGGAACCTGGCTCAACGGGTTCCCAAGCGCTGCACGCTGAACAGGCCGCCTTGCAGGCCCTGGCCGTGCAGCAACACAACGCGCGTGAAACCACCCGCCACTGGCGCGAGAAACTTGAGCCCCAGGACACCCAGGCTGCCCTGGAGCAGGTACAGCGCCAGGAAGGCTCGCTGCTGCGCTGGTTGCAACCCGGCTGGTGGCGCCTGCGGGGCGAACTTCAACGCCGCTACGACTTCAGTCAGCACGCGATTCGCCCCAGCCTGCGCAGTGTGCTCGACAACCTGGCCGGTGAACACCGCGCCACCGCCGAGCTGCACGCCGAGCAGCAACGCCTGCAAGGTCGCTACGGCATCCAGGATATCGACCTGTTCGTGCACAATCTGCACGCCCTGCTGCAGCAACTGAGCGCATCACCGTTGTTGCGCAAGTGGGTCGAAGGCCTGCGGGGCAACCCGAGCAGCTTGCCCGGTGTGCGCCAGGAAGCCAGCCTGCGCCAACCCATCGCGCGCCTGGCCGAGCTGGTTGCCCAACAGTGTGTGTTCGACGCCGCGCCAAGCCTGGCCGAGCTGGCCGAGTACCTGCGCGACCTGCGTGAAGAGCTCGACGAACTGCCCGACACCCTGCCCCTGCTCAACGAGCTGCACCAGGCCGACCCCGGCTGCCTGGCGGTCGTGCAACAGTATGCTTTGCCACAACCCGTGCTGGACGGGTTGATTGCCCAGGAAAACCTGACCCGCCTGTACCGCGCCAACCCGCAGATGGCCCGCTTCGATGGCCCGGCCTTGAGCCTGGCCGCGCGCCAGGTCAGCCAGGCCGAAAGCAACCTGCTCAAGAGCAATGCTCACGTGCTCAGCGCCACCCTGCACCAGCGTTTTCTGGAGCACGTGAAGCAATCGGCGATGTCAGTGACCCAGCTGGATGCCCAGGCCCGCGAGTTCAAGAAAGCCTATGCCAAGGGCCGTCGCGAACTGGAACATGAGTTGGGCAAGACCATGCGCTATCGCTCCATTCGCGAAATGGCCAGTGGCGACAGTGGCCGGGTGATCAACGACCTCAAGCCCATCTGGCTGATGAGCCCGTTGTCGGTGTCCGACACCCTGCCCTTGACCCCGGACCTGTTTGACGTGGTGATTTTCGACGAGGCCAGCCAGATCCCCAGCGAAGAAGCCGTGCCCGCCCTGAGCCGTGCGCAGCAGGTGATTGTGGTGGGCGACGAGATGCAGTTGCCACCGACCAACTTCTTCTCCAGTGCCGGTGACCCGGACGATAACGACCTGATCGCCATGGAGGACGGGGAACAGATCGCAATCAACCTCGATGCCGACAGCCTGCTGAGCCAGGCCGCACGCAACTTGCCGGCGACCCTGCTGGCCTGGCACTACCGCAGTCGCCACGAGGCGCTGATCAGTTTCTCCAACGCAGCGTTCTACGAAGGGCGGCTGATCACCATTCCCGACCGGCGCATCGAGCGCCCTGCCCCGGCCCACGCAGCCCTCGACTCCAGCGACGCCCAGGCCGTGATCCAGGGCGCCGACACGCTGCTCGACAGCCCGATCAGCTTCTTGAAGATGAGCGATGGCGTCTACCTCAGCCGCAGCAACCTGGCCGAAGCCCGCTACATCGCCAACCTGGTGCGTGAACTGCTGCAACGCGAGACCGGCCTGAGCCTGGGCATCGTGGCCTTTTCCGAGGCCCAGCAAGGCGCCATCGAGCAGGCCCTGGAAGACCTGGCCAGCAATGATTCGGCCTTTGCCACACGCCTTGAGCGTGAGTACGTGCGTGAAGATGCCGGGCAGTTCAATGGCCTGTTCGTCAAGAACCTGGAAAACGTGCAGGGTGATGAGCGCGATGTGATCATCCTGAGCATCTGCTACGCGCCGGGACCGAACGGCAAGATGCTGATGAACTTCGGCCCGATCAACCAGCGCGGCGGGGAAAAACGCCTTAACGTGATCTTCAGTCGTGCGCGCAAGCGCATGGCGATTGTCTCCAGCATTGAGTCCGAGGCCATCACCAACACCCACAACGACGGCGCCGCTGCATTGCGCGCGTTCCTGCAATTTGCCCAGGCCAGTGCCAGCGGCGATGCACCGCGCTCCCAGGGCATCCTGGCCAACCTCAACCCGGGCGCCAAGCAGTCCTTTGCCGTCGGCCTGCCCAAGGACAAGCTGCGCAGCGCCCTCGCCGTCGCGTTGCGCCAACGCGGGCATTCGGTGCAGGAGTATGTCGGGCGTTCACAGTTCCGCTGTGACCTGGCGATCAGCGACGCCAGCGGTGAATACTTCAGTCTGGGGGTGCTGCTCGACAGCGACACGGCAGCGGCGACTGACGTGCGTGAGCGTTATATCTTCCGCCCGACGGTATTGCGCAGCTTCGGCTGGAAGATCATCGATGTGCTCAGCCATGACTGGCTGCGCGATCCGGAGGAAGTGCTCAAGCGCATCGAAGCGCTGCTTCGGGGTGAAGAAGCGCCTGCACTGCCAGCGCTGGAACAGGTCGTGGAAACCGTCGAGATCGACGCCGAGCCAGCGGTAACCCTTGAAGCGGCGCCGTCGATGCGCGAGTTCACCTATGGCGAAGGCAACTCCAATAAGTTCTGGCGTATTGGTGTCACCGAGGCCGAGGTGGTGGTGAGTTTCGGCCGCATCGGCACCAAGGGCCAGACCCTGATCAAATCCTTGGAAAACCCCGAACGCGCGTTGCGTGAAGCAGAGAAACTGATCGCGGAGAAACTGCGTAAAGGCTATCAAGAACAGGTATGA
- a CDS encoding M48 family metalloprotease — protein sequence MSTPALDISGLTPLPYHQRVVDYLKTHEPVVWEWASSLGVQQEHAQDVRAQLLRDTYRLSPETHPQAYQACETALQCLQIQAPATLYQAGDAAMNASLYYLAGEVHVVFYGPILERLDAQELLALLGHELAHYRLWSEHGGDYLTAERVLNHAMADMNTPPSLEQTARLYSLHTEIYADRGAALVAGGPEASITSLVKIHTGIVSVDAASYLKQAQELDGKDAPLSQGVSHPETFLRSQAVDNWWRQVPDTDNWLHGRLRGPLSLYRLDVTGQVELTALTRSFIASFIGTSVLQSEVVLNQVRGFFPDWKDNETTLDLGTLNAERVDASIHEYLHFIMLDLSLVDRDLRDEALLHAARTAKKLGSADDFINVLKRDIKLPKRELDPIVRALKAEVDTWTR from the coding sequence ATGAGTACCCCCGCGCTGGATATCAGCGGCCTGACCCCCTTGCCTTACCACCAGCGTGTGGTCGATTACCTGAAAACCCATGAGCCTGTCGTGTGGGAATGGGCCTCGTCTCTGGGCGTTCAGCAGGAACATGCCCAGGATGTGCGCGCGCAGTTGCTCAGAGACACCTATCGCCTGAGCCCCGAGACCCACCCGCAGGCCTATCAGGCCTGTGAGACGGCGCTGCAATGCTTGCAGATCCAGGCGCCCGCGACCCTTTACCAAGCCGGCGACGCCGCGATGAATGCCAGCCTGTATTACCTGGCCGGTGAAGTGCACGTGGTGTTCTACGGACCGATTCTTGAACGGCTCGACGCTCAGGAGTTACTGGCGCTGCTCGGGCATGAGCTGGCCCATTACCGCTTATGGTCTGAGCACGGTGGCGACTATCTCACCGCCGAGCGGGTTCTCAATCACGCCATGGCCGATATGAATACGCCTCCGAGTCTGGAACAGACCGCACGCTTATATAGCCTGCACACCGAAATCTATGCCGACCGAGGCGCAGCCCTGGTGGCCGGCGGGCCGGAAGCGTCGATTACCTCGCTGGTCAAGATTCACACCGGGATCGTCAGCGTGGATGCCGCCAGTTATCTGAAGCAGGCCCAGGAGCTGGATGGCAAGGACGCGCCGTTGTCCCAAGGCGTTTCGCACCCGGAGACGTTTCTGCGCTCCCAGGCGGTGGACAACTGGTGGCGGCAGGTGCCGGATACCGACAATTGGCTGCATGGCCGGTTGCGCGGGCCGTTGTCGCTCTATCGCTTGGATGTGACCGGCCAAGTCGAGCTGACCGCCCTCACCCGCAGCTTTATCGCCAGCTTCATCGGCACCTCCGTGCTGCAATCGGAGGTGGTGCTCAATCAGGTACGTGGATTCTTTCCGGACTGGAAAGACAACGAAACCACGCTGGACCTGGGCACGCTGAATGCCGAGCGTGTCGACGCCAGCATCCACGAATACCTGCACTTCATCATGCTCGACCTGAGCCTGGTGGACCGCGACCTGCGGGATGAGGCCTTGCTGCACGCGGCGCGCACCGCCAAGAAACTCGGCAGTGCCGACGACTTTATCAATGTGCTCAAGCGCGATATCAAATTACCCAAACGTGAGCTCGACCCGATCGTTCGCGCGCTCAAAGCGGAGGTCGACACATGGACCCGATAA
- a CDS encoding dTMP kinase, whose amino-acid sequence MNAPLFVSLDGPKGTGKTTLLEAVTAALRADNKKVIRLCERKSDPYRGETMTLVNELARNPSRDLEWAVCERFAESRSWISGNVLTQQPLGSIILIDRWYPSEAAFRHTIPFAEILQLNLERSVRVPDLHVGVITAPDISWARATARSRGLGGTVIQKYAEHVACTEMFERAVVGQGWVLCRNEGAIEEAVKQVVVEIRKVAG is encoded by the coding sequence ATGAATGCTCCGCTTTTTGTTTCTCTGGATGGCCCCAAAGGCACCGGCAAAACCACGCTACTGGAGGCCGTCACGGCTGCACTGAGGGCGGACAACAAGAAAGTCATCCGGCTTTGCGAGCGAAAAAGCGATCCCTACAGAGGGGAAACCATGACCCTGGTGAATGAACTTGCCAGAAATCCCTCACGGGATCTGGAATGGGCTGTGTGCGAGCGCTTTGCCGAGAGTCGCAGTTGGATCTCCGGGAACGTGCTGACTCAGCAGCCGTTGGGCAGCATTATCCTGATTGATCGCTGGTATCCGTCTGAGGCTGCGTTTCGACATACGATTCCGTTTGCAGAGATTCTGCAGTTGAACCTGGAGCGAAGTGTACGAGTGCCGGATCTGCATGTCGGTGTTATCACCGCGCCGGATATTTCATGGGCGAGAGCAACGGCACGATCACGAGGATTGGGCGGCACTGTGATCCAGAAGTATGCAGAGCATGTTGCATGCACAGAGATGTTCGAGCGGGCGGTTGTGGGTCAGGGCTGGGTGTTGTGTCGTAATGAAGGTGCGATTGAAGAGGCAGTGAAGCAGGTGGTTGTTGAGATTCGTAAAGTGGCCGGGTGA